Genomic DNA from Streptomyces sp. PCS3-D2:
CTCAGGTCGTGCCGGGTGCCGTACTTGACACCCGTGGTGCGGGTGACGACGACGTTGTAGACCTTCTTCTGGCCGACCTTGAGGCCGCCCTCGCGGTCGTACAGGCCGGTGCCGAAGCCCGGGGTCTTCAGGAACTGGTCGATCGCGGTGTCGACCGGCGCCTTGACGGTGAACTCGTTGGCCCTGGCGTCGCGCTGGATGGACTCCCACGCGCCGTTCACGTCGATCAGACCCGAACCCTGCGCGTGCGCCGGGACGTCGTGGATCTTCTTCGCGGAACTCGTCAGCGCGATGCGCAGGGAGGCCGGGGTCAGCTTGATGTTCTGCTGCTTCGCGGCCGAGATCAGCAGGGCGCTCGCGCCCGCGGCCTGCGGCGAGGCCATCGAGGTGCCCTGGAGCATGCCGTAACCGGCCGGCAGGGTGTAGCCGGCCTCCTTCACCGGCGCGCCGGGCAGCCAGGTCTGGATGGTGTTGATGGCCGCGCCGGGGGCGCTGATGGTCGGCGTGAAGCCGCCGTCCTCACGCGGACCGCGCGAGGAGAAGGGGAACATGTTGTACTTCGTGCTCACGCCGGAGCCGTAGTTGGCGGCCCAGGTCTCCTTCGAGACCGAGGCGCCCACGGAGATGACCTTGTCCGCGAGGGCCGGGTCGCCGATGGTGTTCAGCCCCGGGCCGGAGTTGCCGGCGGAGATGACCAGCTGGACCCCGTAGGTGTCGATGAGGTTGCGGTAGAGCTCGGCGCGCGCGTTGTTGCCGTCGTTCAGCGCCGGCAGGCCGCCGATGGACATGTTGACGATGTCCACACCGCGGTTGACGACGAGGTCGATCATGCCCTCGGTCAGCGCGATGTTGGTGCAGCCGCCGGACCAGGAGCAGGCGCGCGAGGAGACGAGCTTGGCGCCGGGCGCCTCGCCGTTCATCTTGCCGCCGAAGAGGCTGTTGGCGGCGGTGATGCCGGCGACGTGCGTGCCGTGCTCGGACTCGATGATGCCGATGTTGACGAAGTCGACCTTCTTGCCGACCCAGTCCCCGCCCAGCGGGTCCATCGGGACGTCCTTGCGGATCTCGATCACGAACGGGATCCGCTCGGCGACGTCGGTCGCCGGGTTGTCCGTGCCGAAGTAACCGATCTGGTAGCCGTCCTTGTACGGCTTCATCGGCTCGTTGTTGGTGAAGTCGCCGTCCTGGTCGGTGTCGACACGCACGGTGCCGGCGGCCGCGTCGTACAGCATGCCGAACCGGTCGGTGGTGTCCCCGTCCCGGTTGACGTCACCCTTCATGTCACCGTTCGCGGTGATCGACTCGCTGAAGCGGCTCCACTGGAAGCTGCCTTCGGGCGCCTTCCAGCTCTGGCCGCCCGCGGTGAAGGTGCCGCCCGCGGTGGTGACCGGGGTGATCTGGGCCCGCCAGGTACCGTCGTTGTCGGTGATCGGGTCGGTCGCCGTCACCCAGTCGACGATCTTGCGCTCGCCGGTGGTGGTCTTCTGCAGGGCCGGGTGGCCGAGGTCGACACCCGAGTCCATGATGCCGATCGTCACACCGCGGCCGTCGGCCTGCGGGTTCTGCGCGACGAAGTCGACCGCCCCGGTCTCGAAGGATGGGTTGTACGGGTTCTTCGCCGGGGTGTTCTGGTCCGGCGCCGCGTACGTCCCGGCCGAGGTCTTCTTGGCCGTGCCGCTCTCCCGGCCGGCGTCGGGCCGCGGGTCGGGCAGCTGGATCTCGTGACGCAGGTCGATGCCGTGCACCGAGGACAGCTTGGCGGCCGCCTTCAGCGCGGCCTCCGCCTTGCCGGTCGGCAGGGTGGCGCGCACGTAGCCCAGGTTGTCGTAGGTCCGGCCGACCGAGGCGCCCTGGACGGAGTCCAGCTGGTCGGCGACCTGCTTGGTCTGGCCGGGGGCGGTCGCGACCATGACGGTGACGTTCGCGTCACCCTTGGCCTTGGCCTCCTGGAGGAGCTCGACGTCGGCCGAACCGAGCTTCTGGTCAGCGGACTTGACGGCCGGTGAGGTGCCCGGGGTGTCCGTGCCGGTCGCCGCGAACGCGGGCACGGCGCCGCCGGCCACGAGGGCGGCGACCAGGCCGGCCGCGGCCGCGACGCGCACGGCACGTCTGGCCCCGGGTATGGAGCTGGGGGATTCGAGGGTCATCAGCATCCCTGGTAAGTGAAAGATACGGTCCGGATTTCGGTGCCGGATGACCGGTCAGCTTTGCGCAACGGACCGCTCTTTGGGGAGGGATGTCATCGACCGAGACCTACCGTGGCGGACACTCGCCAGTGCGGTGTTTCCGCCAGTGAGCCCGTATCCGGGCACAGTGGTGCGAAACCCTGGGGCCAAGTAGTCGATTTATCGACATGGCGGCCCCGAGTCGACACCGGCGCGAGGCCGGGCGCCGGCACCGGTGTGACAGATTTCGAGCGATCAGCGCTCGCGCGTGCGCGCGTAGTGGCGCGAGGCCTTCGCCCTGTTCCCGCAGGACGACATCGAGCACCACCGCCGCGTTCCGTTGCGCGAGGTGTCGTGGAAGTGCAGGATGCACGTCTCCGAGGCGCAGGCGCGGATCCGCTCGGGCGTCGAGCTCAGCAGGTCGAGGTAGTCGCGCGCGGCCGTCCAGGCCGGACCCCAGGCCGGATCGGCGAACTCGGCCCGCTCGCCGGGACCTTCGGGGGTCAGGGTGGCGCGGATGCGGCCGTGCTCCAGTACGGCGTCCACGAGTGCCCGTGCACTGTCGTCGGCCGGGTCCGCCACCGCGCGGGCCAAGGCCTCGCGCGCGGTCATCAGGTGGACGAGGGTCGGGGCGTCGGCCTGGAACCGGTCGGCCAGTCCGGTGGACCGCAGCCAGACCGCGAGCCCTTCGACCCGGCCGAGACCGAAGGCGCCGGCGAAGAGGTCGACGGGCTCACCCTCGCGCATCCAGCGCGTGTTCAGCAGGTCGAGGGCGATCGGCTCCCCGGTCAGGGGTCGCGGGTCCGCAGTCGTCATGTCCCTCTCCTCATTCACTAACCCCTCAAGGATACGTGAACGGTTGACGCCCTCCTCCCTAACCCCTAAAGTGCATGTAGAAGGTTAGAACTCGTTGAACGGCCTCTGGGGAAGGACCCGTCATGACCACCGCCATCAGCAAGCTCCGCACCGGGCACGTCGGCCTGAACGTCACCGATCTGGACCGCTCGCTCGCCTTCTACCGGGACGCCCTCGGCTTCCAGGCGCTGGAGGAAGGCAAGGAGGAGGGCCGCCGCTTCGCCTTCCTGGGCCAGGACGGCGAGCCCGTCCTCACGCTCTGGCAGCAGGCCGACGGCCCCTTCGTGCCAACCGCTGCGGGCCTGCACCACCTGGCCCTCTCGGCCGGCACGGTCGAGGAGGTGCGCGCGTACGAGGAGCGGCTGCGCGGCCTGGGCGTCACCTTCGCCCACGAGGGCCTCGTCGCGCACGGCGAGGGCACGGCCTCCGGCGGCATCTTCTTCCACGACCCCGACGGCATCCGCCTGGAGATCTCCGTACCGGCCGGTGCCGAGGGTGCCCCCGCTCCCACCGCAGGGGCGCCGACCTGCGGGTTCTTCTCATGAGCGGGGTCTATCACCGGGGTTCGCTGGCGGTGCAGGAGCGGGTCGGCGTGCGCGGGCCGGCCGAGCACGTCGGCCGTTCGATCACAACGGGCATCCGCGACGTCGCCGCGGCCTTCCTGGAGCTCCAGCCGCACCTGGTCGTCGGGGCCGCGGACGGCGCCGGCCGGATGTGGGCCTCCTGGCTCACCGGGCCGCCCGGCTTCGTGCGGGCCACCGGCCCGCACCGGATCGCCGTCACGAGCGGTCCGCTCGCGGGTGATCCGCTCGCCGAAGCGCTGGCCACGGCCGGGACCCGGCTCGGGACCCTCGCCCTCGACCCGCGCACCCGGCGCCGGATGCGGCTCAACGGAACGCTCGCGACGACCCCGCGGGGCTTCGCCGTCGAGGCGGAGCAGGTCTTCGCCAACTGTCCGAAGTACCTGCAGAAGCGGCAGCCGCTGGAACGGGTCGCGGAGGGGGCCGGAGTGGTGCACCGCGGGGACGCGCTCACCGCCGGCCAGGTGCGGACCGTACGGGCGGCCGACACCTTCTTCGTCGCCACCACGGGACCGGACGGGGCCGACGCCAGCCACCGCGGCGGCTTGCCGGGCTTCGTGGAGGTGCTGTCACCGGCCGAGCTGGCCTGGCCCGACTACGCGGGCAACTCCATGTTCCTGACCCTGGGGAACCTGACCGCCGACCCGCGGGCCGGGCTGCTCTTCCCGGACTGGGAGAGCGGGGCCGTCCTCCAGCTCAGCGGCCGGGCCCGGACGGAGTTCGCGTCCGACGGCAGCCGTCGCACCCGCTTCAGGGTGGAGTCGGTGGTGGAGGCCGTACATCCGGGGCGGCTGTTGTGGAGCACCCCGGAGTACTCCCCTCACCTCGGGAGCACCACCAGGTAGGCGGCGGGCTCGCGGTCACCGGAAGCCGTCAGGGCGGTCCGGATGACCGCGGCCTGCTGCTCGGGCCAGTCCCGGAGCTTGCGCGGGGTGATGTGGACGACGGTCACCCCGAGCCGCTCCAGGGCCTCCCGCTTGCGCACGCACGCGGACCACCCCTCGTCCTCCCCCTGACGCGGCGCGCGGGTGTCGATCTCCACGGCCACGGCGTGCTCGGGCCAGAACGCGTCGACGCCGCCGAGGTGCGGACCGCCGGGGATCCGCAGGTCCACGTTCCATACGGGGTCGGGCAGTCCATGGCCGCGGACGACCTGGTAGAGCCGGTCCTCGGCGATCGCCCGGCCCTCCGCCAGCAGGGACTCGACGGCGTCGACCACGTGCGGCCGGTTCAGCAGCCGGGCCACCGTCAGCTCCCGTACGACGGCGGCCGGTTCGCACGCCCCGCTGCGGACCGCCTCGCTCAGCAGCCGGCGTACGGTACCGGCGTCGTCGAGCTGCGCGACGGCGTCGGCGACGGCCCGCGCGACGGGCGCCACGGGCAGCCCGGTGACCTCCTGGGGCCGGGGCGCGGTGTGCACGCGCACGATCCGCACGTCGCCGGTGGACCGCAGCCGCCGGGTGCCCGGCACCAGGACGTCGATGTGCGAGAGGGCGAGCAGCGGGGGCGCGGAGGGGAAGCGGTACAGGGCCAGGGCCGCCAGCCCGGTGATCATGGCCTCGCCCGCGCCGCGCCGGCCCGCGTACAGCAGCGCCGCGTGCAGCCGTTCCTCGCTGGTCGCCGGCCCGGTGTGGAGCAGGAACACACCGGGCAGGATCTGCTGCCAGGGCCGCTCGGCGGCCTCGGAAGCGCTCACGCCGTGCTCGCGCAGCTGGGCGAGGGTCAGCACGCGCGGGCTGTTGCCGGTGAGGTGGGCGAGGGGGAGGGGTGCGTTGTGGTTCATGACGCGGTGATTCCCTCAGGCCATGGCCTTGCTAACCCCTGTTACACGCTCGTCGGCAAATCCGGACAAGCCGGGGCTAAAGTACGGGCGTTCGACTGCCGATGAGGTGCGCCCGTACGGGTGACCGGACCGCACCGCGGTTGCCGGGGCTCCGCCCGGACCCCGCCCGGACCCCGCCCCGGAGAGGCTGGATCGTCCAGCCCGTCCGGGGCGCGAGGCCCGGAGCCGGGCAGAGCACGGGCCCGGGGCCGGTCAGCCGGCCGCCGCGTCGCACCGCTGCGCGGCAAGGGCCCGGGCCAGGTCGTCGCGGGACTCCAGGACCAGGCGGCGCAGCGCCGGGGCGGCGGCCTCGTGTCCGGCCAGCCAGGCGTCCGTGGCGTCCAGCGTGGCGGCGTCGCCCTGGAGCGAGGGGTAGAGCCCCTTGACAATGTCCATCGCGATCTGGATCGACCGGTCCGACCACACCCGCTCGATGACCTCGAAGTAGCGCCCCGCGTGGGCCGCCAGCAGGTCCCGCTGCGACGACTGCTGCATACCCGCGATCGTCGCCTCCACCAGGGCGTTCGACAGCGCGTCCGACTCGACGACCGCGGCCCATGCCTGGTCCTTCACCGCCTGCGAGGGGCGAGCCGCCAGGCACCGCACCTGGTGCCGCTTGCCCGACGCCGTGTCGTCCCGCGCCAGTTCGGCGGCGAGGACTGCCTCGTCCACCGCACCGTGCGCGGCCAGCGGCAGCAGGAAGTCCCAGCGCAGCTCCTGGTCCACCTCCAGCCCGTCGATCCGCGCCGAGCCCTCCAGCAGCCCGAGGAGCAGCTGGAAGTCGCCCTCGGTCGCCGCGCTCGCCGCGAAGAACCGAGCCCAGGTCAGCTGGTGCTCCGACCCCGGCGCCGCCGCCCGCAGCTCGTGCAGCGCTCCCGCCGCCAGGTCCCGGCCGACCTGCTCGCGCCGGTCCGGCGCCGCGTAGTGGGTGACCGAGGCGCGAGCCTGCGCGTGCAGCTGCTGCAGGACGCCGACGTCCGTCTCCCGGCCCGCGTGCGCCAGTACCAGCGAGACGAAGTCGTGCGCCGGCATCAGGCCGTCCCGCGTCAGGTTCCACAGCGCCGACCAGCTCAGCGCCCGCGCCAGCGGATCCGTCAGGTCGCCCAGGTGCGCGCGCAGCGCGGCCAGCGAACCCTCGTCGAAACGGACCTTGCAGTAGGTGAGGTCCTCGTCGTTGACCAGGACCAGGTCGGGCCGGTCCTGCCCGGACAGCTCCCCGATCACCGAGCGGGATCCGCGGACGTCGGCCTCGGCTCGCGCGTAGCGGACCAGCGAGCCGTCCGGCTCCCGCCGGTACAGGCCGACGCCGACCCGGTGCGGACGCAGCTCGTCGCCCTCCTGGACGACGGCGAGCTCGGCGATCCGCCCCTGGGCGTCGTGGGTCACCACCGGCGTCAGCACGTTCACGCCCGCCGTCTGCAGCCAGGCCCGCGACCACTCGGTCATGTCGCGGCCGGACACCTCGCCGAGTACCGACAGCAGGTCGTCGAGGGTGGTGTTCCCGTAGGCGTTCGCCTTGAAGTAGCGGCGCGCGCCCTCCAGGAACGCCTCCCGGCCCACGTAGGCGACCAGCTGCTTGAGCACCGCCGCGCCCTTGGCGTAGGTGATGCCGTCGAAGTTCAGCTTCGCGTCCTCCAGGTCACGGATGTCGGCCGTGATCGGGTGCGTGGACGGCAGCTGGTCGGCGCGGTAGGCCCACGCCTTGCGGTTGTTGGCGAAGGTCACCCAGGCCTGGTCGAAGCGGGTGGCCTCGACGAGCCCGAAGGAGCCCATGAAGTCCGCGAAGGACTCCTTCAGCCACAGGTCGTCCCACCACTTCATGGTGACCAGGTCGCCGAACCACATGTGCGCCATCTCGTGGAGGATCACGTTCGCGCGCCGCTCGTACGAGGCCTGCGTGACCTTGCCGCGGAAGATGTACTCCTCCCGGAAGGTCACCATCCCCGGGTTCTCCATGGCGCCCAGGTTGTACTCCGGCACGAAGGCCTGGTCGTACTTCCCGAAGGGGTAGGGGTAGTCGAAGATCTCGTGGAAGAGGTCGAAGCCCTGCTTGGTGACGAGGAAGACGTCGTCCGCGTCGAAGTGCTTCGCCAGGCCCTTGCGGCACATGGCGCCCAGCGGGATGGTCAGGTCGCCGCGGGTGTAGGTGTCCGTCACGTAGTGGTACGGCCCCGCAACCACGCAGGTGATGTACGTGGAGATCGGCGCGGTCTCGGCGAAGCGGCGGGTCCGGCCCTCGCGGGACTCCTCGGCGCCGTTGCTCCACACCTGCCAGCCCTCCGGCGCGGTGACCTCGAAGCGGTAGGGCGCCTTCAGGTCGGGCTGCTCGAAGTTCGCGTACACCCGGCGGGCGTCGGCCGGTTCGTACTGCGTGTAGAGGTAGACCTCGCCGTCCTCCGGGTCCACGAAGCGGTGCAGGCCCTCGCCCGTCCGGCTGTACGCACAGTTCGCGTCCACCACCAGGACGTTCTCGGAGGCCAGGCCGTCCAGGGCGATCCGGGCCCCGTCGAAGACGGCGGACACGTCCAGCGCCCGCCCGTTCAGGGTCACCGAGTTCACCGACGGCGCGATCAGGTCCGCGAAGGTGGCACCGCCGGGCGTCGCGGCCCGGAAGCGGATCGTCGTCACCGAGCGGAAGGTCCGCGGGCCCTCGGCCGGCTCGGCCTCGTCCACCGCCGAGCTGATGTCGAGGACGACCTCGTACCCGTCGACGGACAGCAGCTCGGCCCGCTCGCGGGCCTCCTCGCGGGACAGATTCTCTCCGGGCACCTGCACTCCTTCGTGCGCGATCGCGTTCTTGACCGAATCCTCGCACGAGGGGGAATGCGTGCGGCGGCGTCCTGGTTGGCGACGGAGGACATGCGCCGTTGACGCCTTTTTCCACCTGAGACCGACACCGAGGAGAGACATGAGCGAGACCCAGGTGCGCGAGAAGACCCCGGTCGACTTCTGGTTCGACCCGCTCTGCCCTTGGGCCTGGATGACGTCCCGTTGGATGCTGGAGGTCGAGAAGGTCCGCGACGTCGAGGTGCGCTGGCACGTGATGAGCCTGGCCGTGCTCAACGAGAACAAGCTCGACGAGCTGCCCGAGGTCTACCGCGAGCTCCTCGGCCCCAAGGGCTGGGCGCCGGTGCGCGTGGTGATAGCCGCCCAGCAGAAGCACGGCGACGAGATCACCGGCAAGCTCTACACCGCGCTCGGCACCCGCATCCACAACGAGGACAAGGGCGCGACCCGTGAGGTGATCGCCGAGGCGCTGGCCGAGGTCGGCCTGCCGGCCGAGCTGCTCGCGTACGCCGACTCCGACGAGTACGACGAGGTGCTGCGGGCCTCGCACGACAACGGCATCGACCGCGTGGGCCAGGAGGTCGGCACTCCGGTGATCTCCGTTCCGGGCGCCGACGGCGAGGGCGACGTCGCCTTCTTCGGCCCCGTCGTGACCCCGACCCCGCGCGGCGAGGCCGCCGCCCGGCTGTGGGACGGCACCCTGCTCGTCGCCTCCACGCCCGGCTTCTACGAGATCAAGCGGACCCGCACCAAGGGCCCGTCCTTCGAGTAGCCCGTACGGCGAGGACACAGAAGACCCCCGTGAGTCACGTCCTCACGGGGGTCTTCCGCTGGACACCCCGGCCAGTGAAGGTTGAGAAGACGATCACGAGGCTGGGGGCACCTCCCGGCGGTAGCTGGGGGAGGGCTCGGGCGTGCGATCAGCCCTTGACGGGGATCAGCAGCGGGGTGTTGGCCTTGGCGTCGGCGTAGCGCCGGGAGACGTCCTGCCAGTTGACGACGTTCCACATCGCCTCGATGAAGTCCACCTTCTGGTTCTTGTACTGCAGGTAGAAGGCGTGCTCCCAGGCGTCGAAGACCAGGATCGGGGTGCTGGCGACACCCACGTTGCCCTGGTGGTCGTAGACCTGCTCGACGACGAGGCGGCCGCTGACGGGCTCGTACGCGAGCACGCCCCAGCCGGAACCCTGCGTGGCGGAGGACGCGAAGGTCAGCTGCTTCTTGAACTTCGCGAAGGAGCCGAAGGACTCGGTGATCGCGTCGGCCAGCTCGCCCAGGCCGTCGGCCGCGGTGGGCTCGCCGCCGCCCTCGCCGGTCTTCGGGCTGGCCATGTTGTGCCAGTAGATGCTGTGCAGGATGTGGCCGGAGAGATGGAACGCGAGGTTCTTCTCCAGGCCGTTGAGCGCGCCCCAGTTCTCCTTGTCGCGCGCCTCCGCCAGCTGCTCCAGGGTGTTGTTGGCGCCCGTGACGTAGGCCGCGTGGTGCTTGTCGTGGTGCAGCTCGATGATCTGCGGGTTGATCACCGGCTCCAGCGCCGCGTAGTCGTACGGAAGCTCAGGAAGCGTGTAGATGGCCATGCGTGTTGTCCGGTCCCCTCGGCGTGCCAATCGCTAATTGCAATTAATGCGCAACTGCACGCTAGCAGTATCTATTCCCAGTCACACGTAAGGGTTGCCTCTGTGCGACGCAGGCGGGCCCCGTGCTTCCGCACGGGGCCCGCCTGGTGGTCGAAGGGTGTTCAGCGGGCGACGGCCGCCCGGCGCTGCAGCGCGTATCCGGTCACGGCCAGGGCCACGGCGAGCCCGCCGGTGAAGATCACCTGCACTCGGGTGTCCTCACCCCGAGCCATGAGCACGAGGACCCCGGCCACCCCGGCCAGCGCCACCCAGGTCAGGTACGGGAACCCCCACATCCGCACCACGAGCTTCTCCGGAGCCTCGCGCTCCAGCCGGCGGCGCAACACGCTCTGCGAGACGGCGATGAAGCCCCAGACGACGAGGATGACGCCGCCGACCATGTTCAGCAGCCAGGCGAACAGGGTGTCCGGGTACCAGTACGACAGCAGCACGGTGGCGAAGCCGAAGCCGGAGGAGGCGAGCACGGCCCGGCGCGGGACGCCGCCGGCGACCCTGCCCAGCGCCCGGGGCCCCTGGCCGCGGGAGACGAGGGAGTGGGCCATGCGCGAGGAGCCGTAGATGTTGGCGTTCATCGCGGACAGCAGGGCGATCAGGATGACCACGTTCATGATGTCGCCGGCGGCCGGGATGCCCAGGTGGTCCAGGGTGGCCGCGTACGGGCCGTCCTCCCTGACCTCCGGGTCGTTCCACGGCAGCAGGGTGACGATGACGAGCATGGAGCCGACGTAGACGACGGCGATGCGCCACATGGTGGTCCTCACCGCCGTGGCCACCCCCTTGACCGGGTCCTCCGACTCGGCGGCGGCGATGGTGACCGTCTCCAGTCCGCCGTAGGCGACGACCGAGGCCAGCAGGCCGACCAGCAGGCCGTCCACGCCGCCGGGCAGGAAGCCGCCGCCGTGGAGCAGGTTGGCCGTGCCGGCTGCGTCGGTGCCGGGCAGCAGGCCGAGGACGGCCAGCACGCCCAGCCCCAGGAAGAGGGCGATGGCACCGATCTTGAGGGCCGCGAACCAGAACTCGAACTCGCCGAAGTTCGAGACGGCGGCCAGGTTGGAGCCACAGAACAGTGCCATGAAGACCAGCACCCACATCCACGACGGGGTGCCCGGGAACCAGCCCGTCATGATGTGCGCCGCACCGATGGCCTCGATGGCCACGCCCACGCACAGCAGCGCCCAGAACATCCAGCCGACGGTGAACCCGGCCCACGGGCCGATCGCCCGTTCCGCGTGCACCGAGAAGGAGCCGGAGGCGGGGTTGGCGGCGGACATCTCGCCGAGCATCCGCATCACGAACATCACGAGCAGTCCGGACGCGGCGTAGGCGAGCACGATCGAGGGACCCGCCGCGGCGATGCCGGCCCCGGATCCGACGAAGAGTCCGGCGCCGATGACACCGCCGAGCGCGATCATCGAGAGGTGGCGCTGCTTGAGTCCGTTGCCGAGCGGGGATCCGGCGTCGGTCCGCGGCGGCTCGGGGCGTGCGGCGGTACTGCTGTGGCTCATGGGGAGGTGCCTGTCGGTGCGGGGGCGAAGCGGCCCCAGTGTGCCGAGCGTCCGATCACCGGACGTTCTCTGTCCGATATCCGGACAGCCGCTTCACGGGCCGTGATCGACTCCGTACGGCCCGGGAACGGCAGGACCCCCCGCGCCGCGGCGCGGGGGGTCCTGCCGTTCCCGGGCCGGTGATCCGGCAGACAGGCCGACGGGCAGGCAGGTGGGTCAGCCGGCCCGCCGGTCCCGCAGCTCGCGCACGCCCGCCACCGCGAGGACCAGCAGTGCGGCGCCCGTCGACCACAGCAACTGCGGCCGCGCGGAGTCGTCGAACAGCATCAGGACCAGGACCGCCACCATCCCGGCCAGGGCGGCCCAGGTCGCGTACGGGAACAGCCACATCGGCAGGACCAGCCGCTCGGGCGTGTCCCGCTCGATCCGGCGGCGCAGCTTCAGCTGGGAGACCGCGATCAGTGCCCACACGAACAGCAGCACGGCGCCGACCGCGTTGAGCATGTAGAGGAAGATCGTGTCCGGCCACAGCAGGTTGAGCACCACCGAGGCGAAGCCGAAGGCCACCGAGGCGAACACGGCCCGGCGCGGCACGCCGCCGCCCGAGACCCGCAGCAACGACTTCGGCGCCTCTCCGCGCTCGGCCAGCGAGAAGATCATGCGCGAGGACCCGTACAGGTTCGCGTTGAGTGCCGACAGCAAGGCCACGAACACCACGATGTTCATGATCTGGCCGGCCCCCGGGATGCCGATGGAGTCCAGGACCGCGACGTACGGGCTCTGTCCCGGCTCCAGCGAGTCCCACGGCAGCAGTGTCACGATGACCACCATCGAGCCGACGTAGAAGAAGAGGATGCGCCACACGGCGCTGCGCACCGCACGGGAGACCGACCGGGCCGGGTCGTCGGACTCGGCTGCCGCGATCGTGACGACCTCCAGGCCGCCG
This window encodes:
- a CDS encoding S8 family serine peptidase, which encodes MTLESPSSIPGARRAVRVAAAAGLVAALVAGGAVPAFAATGTDTPGTSPAVKSADQKLGSADVELLQEAKAKGDANVTVMVATAPGQTKQVADQLDSVQGASVGRTYDNLGYVRATLPTGKAEAALKAAAKLSSVHGIDLRHEIQLPDPRPDAGRESGTAKKTSAGTYAAPDQNTPAKNPYNPSFETGAVDFVAQNPQADGRGVTIGIMDSGVDLGHPALQKTTTGERKIVDWVTATDPITDNDGTWRAQITPVTTAGGTFTAGGQSWKAPEGSFQWSRFSESITANGDMKGDVNRDGDTTDRFGMLYDAAAGTVRVDTDQDGDFTNNEPMKPYKDGYQIGYFGTDNPATDVAERIPFVIEIRKDVPMDPLGGDWVGKKVDFVNIGIIESEHGTHVAGITAANSLFGGKMNGEAPGAKLVSSRACSWSGGCTNIALTEGMIDLVVNRGVDIVNMSIGGLPALNDGNNARAELYRNLIDTYGVQLVISAGNSGPGLNTIGDPALADKVISVGASVSKETWAANYGSGVSTKYNMFPFSSRGPREDGGFTPTISAPGAAINTIQTWLPGAPVKEAGYTLPAGYGMLQGTSMASPQAAGASALLISAAKQQNIKLTPASLRIALTSSAKKIHDVPAHAQGSGLIDVNGAWESIQRDARANEFTVKAPVDTAIDQFLKTPGFGTGLYDREGGLKVGQKKVYNVVVTRTTGVKYGTRHDLSWRNNDGTFKVIGGYDYVTLPLNKPVTIKVEAKPKTAGVHSGILQLDDETTEGIDKQILTTVVASAPLAAPAFSLSQSSTVERNSHKSYFVTVPPGAKSLEVALSGLAAGAQTRFIAIHPYGVPVDPTSTINCYPNYDNPANTCRPDVRSYPEPAPGVWEIEVEARRTSPVLDNPFTLDVSVLGAAFDPAVKVLPEVKQGTPAPVQWSVKNSGAAISGGKLKGGPLGSAKVAKPTIADGETQTTEIAVPAGTSRLDVAIGKVSDTAADLDLEVYKDGVKVGSSADGDSEEAVSLVNPAAGTYTVKVIGYAVPAGSTTYDYRDVFFSAALGSVQVDEAAAVNLATGATAQVSANVLVTGAAPEGRQFFGQVELLNARGTAAGTGSVQIEKVLP
- a CDS encoding VOC family protein, which encodes MTTAISKLRTGHVGLNVTDLDRSLAFYRDALGFQALEEGKEEGRRFAFLGQDGEPVLTLWQQADGPFVPTAAGLHHLALSAGTVEEVRAYEERLRGLGVTFAHEGLVAHGEGTASGGIFFHDPDGIRLEISVPAGAEGAPAPTAGAPTCGFFS
- a CDS encoding pyridoxamine 5'-phosphate oxidase family protein: MSGVYHRGSLAVQERVGVRGPAEHVGRSITTGIRDVAAAFLELQPHLVVGAADGAGRMWASWLTGPPGFVRATGPHRIAVTSGPLAGDPLAEALATAGTRLGTLALDPRTRRRMRLNGTLATTPRGFAVEAEQVFANCPKYLQKRQPLERVAEGAGVVHRGDALTAGQVRTVRAADTFFVATTGPDGADASHRGGLPGFVEVLSPAELAWPDYAGNSMFLTLGNLTADPRAGLLFPDWESGAVLQLSGRARTEFASDGSRRTRFRVESVVEAVHPGRLLWSTPEYSPHLGSTTR
- the pepN gene encoding aminopeptidase N; the encoded protein is MPGENLSREEARERAELLSVDGYEVVLDISSAVDEAEPAEGPRTFRSVTTIRFRAATPGGATFADLIAPSVNSVTLNGRALDVSAVFDGARIALDGLASENVLVVDANCAYSRTGEGLHRFVDPEDGEVYLYTQYEPADARRVYANFEQPDLKAPYRFEVTAPEGWQVWSNGAEESREGRTRRFAETAPISTYITCVVAGPYHYVTDTYTRGDLTIPLGAMCRKGLAKHFDADDVFLVTKQGFDLFHEIFDYPYPFGKYDQAFVPEYNLGAMENPGMVTFREEYIFRGKVTQASYERRANVILHEMAHMWFGDLVTMKWWDDLWLKESFADFMGSFGLVEATRFDQAWVTFANNRKAWAYRADQLPSTHPITADIRDLEDAKLNFDGITYAKGAAVLKQLVAYVGREAFLEGARRYFKANAYGNTTLDDLLSVLGEVSGRDMTEWSRAWLQTAGVNVLTPVVTHDAQGRIAELAVVQEGDELRPHRVGVGLYRREPDGSLVRYARAEADVRGSRSVIGELSGQDRPDLVLVNDEDLTYCKVRFDEGSLAALRAHLGDLTDPLARALSWSALWNLTRDGLMPAHDFVSLVLAHAGRETDVGVLQQLHAQARASVTHYAAPDRREQVGRDLAAGALHELRAAAPGSEHQLTWARFFAASAATEGDFQLLLGLLEGSARIDGLEVDQELRWDFLLPLAAHGAVDEAVLAAELARDDTASGKRHQVRCLAARPSQAVKDQAWAAVVESDALSNALVEATIAGMQQSSQRDLLAAHAGRYFEVIERVWSDRSIQIAMDIVKGLYPSLQGDAATLDATDAWLAGHEAAAPALRRLVLESRDDLARALAAQRCDAAAG
- a CDS encoding DsbA family protein gives rise to the protein MSETQVREKTPVDFWFDPLCPWAWMTSRWMLEVEKVRDVEVRWHVMSLAVLNENKLDELPEVYRELLGPKGWAPVRVVIAAQQKHGDEITGKLYTALGTRIHNEDKGATREVIAEALAEVGLPAELLAYADSDEYDEVLRASHDNGIDRVGQEVGTPVISVPGADGEGDVAFFGPVVTPTPRGEAAARLWDGTLLVASTPGFYEIKRTRTKGPSFE
- a CDS encoding CGNR zinc finger domain-containing protein, translated to MTTADPRPLTGEPIALDLLNTRWMREGEPVDLFAGAFGLGRVEGLAVWLRSTGLADRFQADAPTLVHLMTAREALARAVADPADDSARALVDAVLEHGRIRATLTPEGPGERAEFADPAWGPAWTAARDYLDLLSSTPERIRACASETCILHFHDTSRNGTRRWCSMSSCGNRAKASRHYARTRER
- a CDS encoding superoxide dismutase, which encodes MAIYTLPELPYDYAALEPVINPQIIELHHDKHHAAYVTGANNTLEQLAEARDKENWGALNGLEKNLAFHLSGHILHSIYWHNMASPKTGEGGGEPTAADGLGELADAITESFGSFAKFKKQLTFASSATQGSGWGVLAYEPVSGRLVVEQVYDHQGNVGVASTPILVFDAWEHAFYLQYKNQKVDFIEAMWNVVNWQDVSRRYADAKANTPLLIPVKG